One Halichoerus grypus chromosome 1, mHalGry1.hap1.1, whole genome shotgun sequence genomic region harbors:
- the SYCE2 gene encoding synaptonemal complex central element protein 2: protein MMLEGKSVSYFSSLESSIDILKKRAQELIENINESRQKDHALMTNFRDSLKIKVSDLTEKLEERMYQIYNHHNKIIQDKLQEFTQKMTKISNLETELKQVCHTVETVYKDLCLQPEATTLEEEQAHKDDER, encoded by the exons ATGATGCTAGAAGGGAAGTCAGTATCCTACTTTTCCTCTCTGGAGTCAAGCATCGACATCCTGAAGAAGAGGGCCCAGGAGCTGATTGAAAACATCAATGAGAGCAGACAGAAGGACCACGCGCTCATGACCAACTTCAGGGACAGCCTCAAGATCAAG gtttcagACCTGACAGAAAAGCTAGAGGAGAGGATGTATCAGATTTATAATCACCATAACAAGATCATTCAGGACAAGCTCCAAGAGTTCACCCAGAAAATGACAAAGATCAGCAATTTGGAAACAGAGCTCAAACAAGTGTGCCACACTGTGGAGACAGTGTACAAAGACCTGTGCCTCCAGCCTGAG GCTACTACTTTGGAAGAAGAACAGGCCCACAAAGATGACGAACGCTGA
- the GCDH gene encoding glutaryl-CoA dehydrogenase, mitochondrial: MALRRVSERLLSRGPGLSFLRGWGSAAAQTEKGGKTQNRATKSSRPEFDWRDPLVLEEQLTADEILIRDTFRTYCQERLMPRILLANRNEVFHREIISEMGELGVLGPTIKGYGCAGVSSVAYGLLARELERVDSGYRSAMSVQSSLVMHPIYAYGSKEQQQKYLPRLAKGELLGCFGLTEPNHGSDPGSMETRARHNPSNRSYTLNGTKTWITNSPVADLFVVWARCEDSCIRGFLLEKGMRGLSAPKIEGKFSLRASSTGMIVMDSVEVPEENVLPDVSGLAGPFGCLNNARFGIAWGVLGAAEFCLHTARQYTLDRIQFGAPLARNQLIQKKLADMLTEITLGLHACLQLGRLKDQDKATPEMVSLLKRNNCGKALDIARQARDILGGNGISDEYHVIRHAMNLEAVNTYEGTHDIHALILGRAITGIQAFTASK, translated from the exons ATGGCCCTGAGAAGGGTCTCCGAGCGGCTGTTGAGCCGTGGACCAGGCCTGAGCTTCCTGCGCGGGTGGGGCTCGGCGGCGGCGCAGACTG AAAAGGGCGGGAAGACACAGAACCGAGCGACTAAGT CCTCGCGTCCTGAATTTGACTGGAGAGACCCGCTGGTGCTGGAGGAGCAGCTGACAGCGGATGAGATCCTCATCAGGGACACCTTCCGCACCTATTGCCAGGAGCGCCTCATGCCCCGAATCCTGCTGGCCAATCGCAACGAAG tttttcaccGGGAGATCATCTCAGAAATGGGGGAGCTTGGTGTGCTGGGCCCCACCATCAAAG GGTATGGCTGTGCTGGAGTCTCATCTGTGGCCTATGGGCTCCTAGCCCGAGAGCTGGAGCGGGTGGATAGTGGCTACAGGTCAGCAATGAGTGTCCAGTCTTCCCTTGTCATGCACCCCATCTACGCCTATGGCAGCAAGGAGCAGCAGCAGAAGTACCTGCCCCGGCTGG CCAAGGGGGAGCTCCTGGGCTGCTTTGGGCTCACAGAGCCCAACCATGGGAGTGACCCTGGCAGCATGGAGACCAGAGCCCGCCACAACCCATCCAACAGGAGCTACACCCTCAATGGGACCAAGACCTG gaTCACCAATTCACCTGTGGCCGACCTGTTTGTAGTATGGGCTCGGTGTGAAGACAGCTGCATTCGGGGCTTCCTGCTGGAGAAGGGGATGCGGGGCCTCTCAGCCCCCAAGATTGAGGGCAAGTTCTCCCTGCGGGCCTCGTCCACAGGCATGATCGTCATGGACAGTGTGGAGGTGCCGGAGGAGAATGTGCTGCCTGATGTGTCTGGTCTGGCG GGGCCCTTCGGCTGCCTGAACAATGCCCGGTTTGGCATCGCCTGGGGCGTGCTCGGAGCCGCTGAATTCTGTTTGCACACGGCCCGGCAGTACACCCTGGATAG GATCCAGTTTGGCGCCCCACTGGCCAGGAACCAGCTGATTCAGAAGAAGCTGGCAGACATGCTCACTGAGATCACGCTGGGCCTTCACGCTTGCCTGCAGCTTGGCCGCTTGAAGGATCAAGACAA GGCCACTCCGGAAATGGTCTCCCTGCTGAAGAGGAATAACTGTGGGAAGGCCCTGGATATCGCCCGCCAGGCCCGAGACATACTAGGGGGGAATGGGATTTCTGATGAGTATCACGTGATCCGGCATGCCATGAACCTGGAGGCTGTGAACACCTATGAAG GCACTCATGACATTCATGCTCTGATCCTTGGAAGGGCAATCACAGGGATCCAGGCGTTCACGGCCAGCAAGTGA